In Leptolyngbya sp. SIO1E4, one DNA window encodes the following:
- a CDS encoding virulence factor produces MQLLSIETTPSPNCIKLNLDETISPKALTLQKGSDSPDAPEVAQQLLAIEAVQSVFIIKDFITLTRQGNSDWQPILAKAAAVIGVADQANSQLLSQVAPPGQPTETAPSAPPSTSNLGQLDVAVQMFRGIPVQIRAIAADGQQARVALPERFAQALQRTLSATGADYVAERRWEPYQAPAGEPEQVAQLVADEIESWLDAPELARIEAAAIANAAATQPTDDAAQQQALVAELSHPDWKHRLKAIQQLEVTPATFSAVVAVLDDEKSPIRRWAAALLGASTLEAAVEPLCRLVQQDPSPIVRRTAGDALSDLGDTQAMATMTAALTDASKLVRWRAARFLTEIGDQTAVEPLRQAVAQEPEFDVKVEMMAALERIEAGGDTQMPMWMRLTQGVES; encoded by the coding sequence ATGCAACTGCTCTCCATCGAGACCACCCCTAGCCCTAACTGCATCAAGCTCAATCTAGACGAGACCATTAGCCCCAAGGCTCTAACCCTTCAGAAAGGCAGCGATTCGCCCGATGCCCCTGAGGTGGCTCAGCAGCTACTCGCAATTGAGGCAGTGCAGTCCGTTTTTATCATTAAAGATTTCATTACCCTGACCCGCCAGGGCAACTCAGACTGGCAGCCAATTCTGGCAAAAGCTGCCGCGGTCATTGGCGTGGCAGATCAGGCAAATTCGCAGCTCCTGAGCCAGGTAGCTCCGCCAGGTCAGCCCACCGAGACTGCTCCGAGTGCGCCTCCATCGACCTCAAATTTGGGACAGCTAGATGTGGCAGTACAGATGTTTCGGGGCATTCCTGTGCAGATACGGGCGATCGCAGCGGATGGGCAGCAGGCCCGAGTCGCTTTACCCGAACGCTTTGCCCAGGCCCTGCAGCGCACCCTCAGCGCCACCGGAGCAGACTATGTGGCTGAGCGCCGTTGGGAACCCTATCAAGCCCCGGCAGGTGAGCCCGAACAGGTGGCTCAGCTGGTGGCCGATGAAATCGAGAGCTGGCTCGACGCGCCAGAACTGGCCCGCATTGAAGCGGCGGCCATTGCCAACGCCGCTGCCACTCAGCCCACTGACGATGCAGCCCAACAACAGGCACTCGTGGCCGAGTTGAGCCACCCCGACTGGAAACATCGGCTCAAGGCGATTCAACAGCTGGAGGTTACCCCCGCCACCTTCTCAGCGGTGGTGGCCGTGCTCGACGATGAGAAAAGTCCGATTCGACGCTGGGCGGCAGCGCTGCTGGGGGCCAGTACCCTGGAGGCAGCAGTCGAGCCCCTGTGTCGTCTCGTCCAGCAGGATCCTTCCCCCATCGTGCGACGGACAGCGGGGGATGCCCTGAGTGATCTGGGCGATACCCAGGCCATGGCCACGATGACAGCCGCCCTTACCGATGCTTCCAAGCTGGTGCGTTGGCGAGCTGCCCGGTTCTTGACAGAAATCGGCGACCAGACAGCGGTTGAACCACTCCGTCAGGCGGTAGCGCAAGAACCTGAGTTTGATGTCAAAGTCGAAATGATGGCAGCGCTAGAGCGGATCGAAGCCGGGGGAGACACCCAAATGCCCATGTGGATGCGGCTGACCCAGGGAGTAGAATCCTAG
- a CDS encoding cation-translocating P-type ATPase — protein sequence MSNWPRLDAIAVLRQLNTQAETGLSASEAERRLETQGPNELIEKRANGPWQLLWQQLTATMVLILIVAAALSAALGEYRDAIAILAIVVFNAILGFRQEYQAERAIAALKKLATPTVRCRRDGTVIEISARQLVPGDIVRLEAGNLVPADCRILETSNLRIQEASLTGESEPIDKTAQTLDRLHDPADLPLGERRNMAFMGTLVTYGRGLAVVTETGMVTELGQIAAAIQTMDRAPTRLQQRLDQLGQRLAIAIVVLITFIFGVGVLRGEPLTLMFLTAVSLGVAAVPEGLPAVVTIALALGAKRMLKRRTLIRQLPAVETLGSVTVICSDKTGTLTKNCMTVTALTGAGYHIDLTPRLRHGRPVLSAPPQLLQDQPAAALLLTGAALCNDAFLESHSNLSHSNRSAPGLSDPQPPQAIGDPTEGALVVAAARLGLGKADLEQALPRVAEIPFDSEHKRMVTVHKLAATAGLPASLKTALAGESATGQWSHLVFMKGALDSVLAVSSKLWVEGRMVPLTETWRQQIAIADDQLAQTGMRILSVAFRPLDSLPTGELAQTLAQDYVFVGGVGMMDPARPEVKSAVLTCKTAGIRPVMITGDHPLTAQHIAREIGMDAHGRLLTGQDLDQLPPGALTELVDTVSVYARVSPQHKLAIVQALQDQGHIVAMTGDGVNDAPALKKADIGVAMGVTGTDVAKEAADMVLLDDNFATIVTATKEGRVIYDNIRKFIKYVLTGNCGELWAIALALFWGMPLLLKPLQILWINLIADGLLALALSVEPAEQDIMRCPPHRSNESIFSRGVGRDIIWIGLLLGLVLLIVAHHYWAANQANWQTMVFSILAFSRIGLVQTMRSERNSLFRIGVMSNKLLLGTVALTFGLQLAIIYVPALQALFQTTALSVPDLLISLLLSTFVFWAMELEKWLIRNRQGQVPAEQTSP from the coding sequence ATGAGCAACTGGCCCCGTTTGGATGCGATCGCGGTTTTACGGCAGCTGAATACTCAGGCTGAAACCGGCCTGTCTGCCTCAGAAGCAGAGCGCCGCCTTGAAACGCAGGGGCCTAACGAACTCATTGAGAAACGGGCCAATGGGCCATGGCAGCTTCTCTGGCAGCAGCTCACAGCCACCATGGTCTTGATTTTAATCGTGGCTGCGGCGCTCTCAGCAGCCCTGGGGGAGTATCGGGATGCGATCGCCATCCTGGCCATCGTTGTGTTTAACGCGATCTTGGGCTTCCGGCAAGAATATCAGGCTGAGCGCGCGATCGCAGCCCTCAAAAAGCTGGCCACCCCCACCGTGAGATGCCGTCGCGATGGCACCGTGATAGAAATCTCCGCGCGCCAGCTGGTACCCGGCGATATCGTGCGGCTGGAGGCCGGTAACCTGGTGCCAGCTGACTGTCGCATTCTGGAAACCTCCAACCTCCGCATCCAGGAAGCTTCACTCACTGGCGAATCAGAGCCCATCGATAAAACCGCCCAGACCTTGGACCGCCTGCATGACCCTGCAGATTTGCCCCTGGGCGAGCGCCGGAATATGGCCTTCATGGGCACCCTGGTGACCTATGGACGCGGCTTAGCAGTGGTCACTGAAACCGGCATGGTAACTGAGTTAGGGCAAATTGCCGCCGCCATTCAAACCATGGATCGAGCCCCTACTCGGTTGCAGCAGCGTCTCGATCAGCTCGGTCAGCGACTGGCGATCGCCATTGTGGTTCTGATCACCTTCATTTTTGGGGTGGGCGTTCTACGGGGAGAACCATTGACGCTGATGTTTCTCACGGCGGTGAGTTTAGGGGTAGCCGCGGTGCCTGAAGGGTTACCCGCTGTAGTCACCATTGCGTTGGCCCTGGGCGCAAAACGGATGCTGAAACGGCGGACGCTGATCCGTCAGTTACCGGCGGTCGAAACCTTAGGCTCCGTGACGGTTATCTGTTCCGATAAAACCGGCACCCTGACGAAAAACTGCATGACCGTCACGGCACTGACGGGGGCAGGCTATCACATCGATTTAACCCCCCGACTGCGCCATGGTAGACCGGTGCTGAGCGCCCCCCCCCAGCTGCTGCAAGATCAGCCTGCAGCGGCCCTACTGCTCACAGGGGCAGCCCTGTGCAATGACGCTTTTTTGGAGTCTCATTCAAATCTGTCTCATTCAAATCGGTCTGCTCCAGGTCTGTCTGATCCACAGCCCCCGCAGGCCATCGGCGACCCTACCGAGGGTGCCCTGGTGGTGGCTGCCGCTCGCCTGGGGCTGGGCAAAGCCGACTTAGAGCAGGCCCTACCCCGAGTAGCCGAGATTCCCTTCGATTCAGAGCACAAGCGCATGGTCACGGTTCACAAACTTGCTGCTACTGCAGGTTTGCCGGCCAGCCTGAAAACCGCCCTGGCGGGTGAGTCAGCGACAGGTCAATGGTCCCACCTGGTGTTTATGAAGGGCGCGCTTGACAGCGTGCTAGCGGTTTCTAGCAAACTCTGGGTAGAGGGGCGCATGGTCCCGCTGACAGAAACCTGGCGCCAACAAATCGCGATCGCAGATGACCAGCTAGCCCAAACCGGGATGCGGATCTTAAGCGTGGCGTTTCGCCCCCTGGATAGCTTGCCAACGGGGGAACTCGCCCAGACACTGGCGCAGGATTACGTCTTTGTCGGCGGAGTAGGCATGATGGATCCGGCTCGTCCTGAAGTTAAAAGCGCCGTCCTCACCTGTAAGACGGCGGGCATTCGCCCGGTGATGATCACAGGCGATCATCCCCTCACAGCCCAACACATTGCCCGTGAAATTGGCATGGATGCGCACGGACGCCTACTCACAGGGCAAGACCTGGATCAGCTCCCCCCAGGAGCACTGACAGAACTTGTTGACACCGTGTCGGTGTATGCCAGGGTTTCCCCCCAGCACAAGTTAGCCATTGTTCAAGCCCTGCAAGACCAGGGGCACATAGTCGCCATGACGGGAGACGGGGTCAACGACGCCCCCGCCCTCAAGAAAGCTGACATCGGGGTGGCCATGGGCGTGACCGGCACAGATGTGGCAAAAGAAGCGGCAGATATGGTGTTGCTGGATGACAACTTCGCCACGATTGTCACCGCCACCAAAGAAGGGCGCGTGATTTATGACAATATCCGTAAGTTCATTAAATATGTGCTCACTGGCAACTGCGGAGAATTATGGGCGATCGCATTAGCGCTGTTTTGGGGCATGCCGCTATTGCTAAAGCCCCTGCAAATCCTGTGGATCAACCTCATCGCCGATGGCCTGCTGGCATTAGCCCTGAGCGTAGAACCCGCTGAACAAGACATCATGCGCTGCCCTCCCCACCGATCCAATGAGAGCATCTTTAGTCGCGGAGTTGGCCGAGACATCATTTGGATTGGGCTATTACTCGGCTTAGTCCTACTGATCGTCGCCCATCACTACTGGGCTGCAAATCAGGCCAATTGGCAAACGATGGTATTTTCTATCCTCGCCTTTTCTCGCATTGGGCTGGTTCAAACCATGCGATCTGAGCGAAATTCCCTGTTTCGCATCGGAGTGATGTCTAACAAGCTTTTGTTGGGCACTGTGGCTCTAACCTTTGGGCTGCAGCTAGCAATTATCTACGTTCCGGCTTTGCAGGCACTGTTCCAGACCACAGCCCTATCTGTGCCAGATTTGCTCATCAGCTTACTGTTGAGTACCTTTGTCTTCTGGGCCATGGAGCTAGAGAAGTGGCTGATCAGAAACCGTCAAGGCCAGGTTCCTGCAGAACAGACCTCACCCTAG
- a CDS encoding HlyD family efflux transporter periplasmic adaptor subunit: MGQLQEQTKGKFFRLRLRPEGKTAPADVVKQPRRSLPRWLPYGLAGLGIAILVALAFRPAPIPVDVGEVTEGPLQVTVDAEGKTRVQDRYVVAAPVSGRLQRIGLEAGDPVEAGAVVAQIDPLPLDTQVRAAQARLRELQAELAGVDTQRPKSEELTQAEARLRSTEATQQAAAADVAQTQAALEQARRDRTRAEDLEADGAISRQEREAAELEETRLAQALEAAQQELEGAIADVAAAQEALPLLRAEQRDPDYLVSAYQAQIAGVEAELANLADEAQRTTIVAPVSGSVLRLPEASARFVQAGDPLIELGNPAELELVIDVLSADAVPIEPGDTILVEQWGGPDALTATVSYIEPAAFTEVSALGVEEQRVNVVGAFKDDIADSLGDGFRIDARIVIWADDNTLQVPISALYRCDTDWCVFVVEDGRASPRQVTISRRSTAAAAIESGLQPGEQVILHPSEQIEAGRQVESR, encoded by the coding sequence ATGGGACAGCTACAAGAACAGACTAAGGGCAAATTTTTTCGACTACGGCTGCGGCCTGAGGGCAAAACCGCTCCAGCTGACGTGGTTAAACAGCCTCGTCGATCGCTGCCGCGCTGGCTCCCCTATGGCCTTGCAGGTTTGGGTATCGCTATCTTGGTCGCCTTAGCATTTCGCCCGGCACCCATTCCGGTGGATGTGGGCGAAGTAACCGAAGGCCCCCTGCAGGTCACGGTGGACGCAGAGGGCAAAACTCGGGTGCAAGACCGCTATGTCGTGGCAGCACCAGTGTCGGGTCGTCTTCAGCGTATCGGCCTGGAAGCCGGAGACCCCGTAGAAGCCGGAGCGGTCGTGGCCCAAATTGACCCGCTGCCCCTCGACACTCAGGTGCGGGCTGCCCAGGCGCGCCTGCGAGAACTGCAAGCCGAGCTAGCAGGGGTAGACACCCAGCGCCCCAAATCAGAAGAGCTGACCCAGGCCGAAGCCCGCCTGCGATCTACCGAAGCGACCCAACAGGCCGCCGCCGCTGACGTCGCCCAAACTCAGGCGGCTCTGGAGCAGGCCCGCCGAGATCGCACCCGGGCCGAAGACCTGGAAGCCGACGGGGCCATCTCTCGTCAGGAACGGGAAGCCGCTGAGCTAGAAGAAACGCGGCTAGCCCAGGCCCTGGAAGCCGCCCAACAAGAACTGGAGGGGGCGATCGCAGATGTCGCCGCTGCCCAAGAAGCCTTACCGCTGCTGCGGGCAGAGCAGCGCGACCCTGACTACCTGGTTTCAGCCTATCAGGCTCAGATCGCAGGCGTTGAGGCCGAACTGGCTAACCTGGCTGACGAAGCCCAACGCACCACCATCGTGGCCCCCGTCAGCGGCAGCGTTCTTCGTCTCCCCGAAGCCAGTGCCCGCTTTGTCCAGGCAGGGGACCCGCTAATTGAGCTGGGCAACCCTGCCGAGTTAGAGCTGGTAATCGACGTTCTCTCCGCTGATGCCGTCCCCATTGAACCGGGCGACACTATTCTGGTTGAACAGTGGGGCGGCCCTGATGCCCTCACCGCCACCGTCAGCTATATCGAGCCTGCGGCTTTCACCGAAGTGTCTGCTCTGGGGGTTGAAGAACAGCGTGTTAACGTCGTGGGTGCCTTTAAAGATGACATTGCGGACTCCCTAGGAGATGGCTTTCGCATTGATGCCCGCATTGTTATTTGGGCTGACGACAATACCCTGCAGGTACCCATTAGTGCTCTCTATCGCTGTGATACAGACTGGTGCGTCTTTGTGGTTGAAGACGGGCGAGCTTCCCCGCGCCAGGTCACGATTAGTCGGCGCAGCACCGCTGCCGCTGCCATCGAGTCGGGCCTGCAGCCCGGAGAGCAGGTCATCCTGCATCCCAGCGAACAGATTGAAGCCGGTCGTCAGGTGGAATCTCGCTAG
- a CDS encoding ABC transporter permease, producing the protein MKALDQKLFRDLLHMRGQVIAIVLIVACGIASLVTMMSTYSSLKLTQATYYDQYRFADVFVRLKRAPDSLTPRIAAIPGVSTVQTRVVEDVTVSVEGLTEPATGRLISIPEQPAPMLNDLFIRTGRYPSRGDEVLASEAFVNANHLDLNDTVGAIINGRWQTLRIVGTALSPEYIYAIRGTEMVPDNEHFGLLWMQQEALSTAFDMKGAFNDVSLALMPGASEAEVIFQLDQRLETYGGLGAFGREDQISHTFISDEISVLSAQAILMPSIFLGIAAFLLNLLLSRLVSTQRDQIAVMKAFGYDNTTVGIHYLKLVMVVVLLGAILGSGVGAWLGAGMTRLYAHFYHFPLLRYEVRPAVLVTALLVSGGAATVGAFLAMRRAVALPPAEAMRPEPPATYRPTLIEKLGLQRWFSAPSRIILRNLERRPIQGLLSIAGIAVAIAVLVLGRYFTDAMEALVDIQFRTIQREDVTLVFNNPLSAQAQFDLYHLPGVMRAEPFRSVPARLRLGHHSRLSGITGVEPTSELRRLLDRDQNPVILPPEGVVLSMKLADILQARLGDELIVEVLEGSRPTRTVPVTGIFDELVGISAYMDIHALNRLMREGFTLSGAYLQVDTQQQAQLYTELKRTPAVASVALRQSTIDQFNATVAESMAGFTMVLAVFASIIAFGVVYNAARIALSERGRELATLRIIGFTRAEIAFILLGEQAVLLAMAIPVGFALGFGMAAMIANLYDWELFRFPLVVTPASYAFAFVVIMAAALVSGGFIRYQLNRLDLIAVLKTRE; encoded by the coding sequence ATGAAAGCCTTAGACCAAAAGCTATTTCGCGATCTGCTGCACATGCGAGGGCAGGTGATCGCGATCGTGCTGATTGTGGCTTGCGGCATCGCTAGCCTGGTGACGATGATGAGTACCTACTCGTCTCTAAAGCTGACGCAGGCAACTTACTACGATCAGTACCGCTTTGCCGATGTGTTTGTGCGGTTGAAGCGAGCACCAGACAGTTTAACGCCTCGGATAGCGGCAATTCCGGGTGTTAGTACCGTGCAAACACGGGTGGTTGAAGATGTCACCGTGTCGGTGGAAGGGTTGACGGAACCCGCGACTGGGCGGCTGATTTCCATTCCAGAGCAACCCGCCCCGATGCTCAACGATCTGTTCATTCGCACCGGGCGATATCCTTCGCGGGGGGATGAGGTGTTGGCGAGCGAGGCGTTTGTCAACGCGAATCATCTCGACCTCAACGACACCGTTGGGGCAATCATCAATGGGCGCTGGCAAACCCTACGGATTGTGGGAACCGCCCTGTCACCAGAGTATATCTACGCGATTCGCGGTACCGAGATGGTGCCTGATAACGAGCACTTTGGCCTGCTTTGGATGCAGCAGGAGGCCCTCAGCACCGCCTTTGACATGAAGGGGGCTTTTAATGATGTCAGCCTGGCGCTGATGCCGGGAGCCAGTGAGGCAGAAGTCATCTTTCAGCTCGATCAGCGCTTAGAAACCTATGGTGGGCTCGGGGCTTTCGGGCGAGAAGATCAGATTTCCCACACGTTTATTTCCGATGAGATTAGCGTGCTCTCTGCCCAAGCTATACTGATGCCGAGCATTTTTCTGGGCATTGCCGCCTTTTTGCTGAATCTGTTGCTCAGTCGTTTGGTCAGTACCCAACGAGACCAGATCGCAGTGATGAAGGCCTTCGGCTACGACAACACCACCGTGGGCATTCACTACCTGAAGCTGGTCATGGTGGTGGTGCTATTGGGGGCCATCTTGGGCAGTGGGGTAGGCGCATGGCTCGGGGCTGGCATGACCCGCCTCTATGCCCATTTCTATCACTTTCCTCTGCTGCGCTATGAAGTGCGGCCTGCGGTGCTGGTGACGGCCTTACTCGTTAGTGGTGGAGCAGCCACCGTCGGGGCTTTCTTAGCAATGCGGCGGGCGGTGGCATTGCCCCCAGCAGAGGCCATGCGGCCTGAACCCCCGGCCACCTATCGCCCTACCCTGATAGAAAAGTTGGGCTTGCAGCGGTGGTTTTCAGCCCCTAGCCGGATCATTCTGCGTAATTTGGAGCGCCGCCCAATCCAGGGGCTGCTGTCGATCGCAGGCATTGCCGTGGCGATCGCCGTTCTGGTGTTGGGCCGCTACTTCACCGATGCAATGGAGGCCCTAGTCGATATCCAGTTTCGGACGATTCAGCGAGAAGATGTCACTCTAGTCTTTAACAACCCGCTCTCTGCCCAAGCCCAGTTCGATCTTTATCACCTGCCAGGGGTGATGCGGGCCGAGCCGTTTCGCTCTGTCCCTGCCCGGCTGCGACTAGGGCACCACAGCAGACTCAGCGGCATCACCGGGGTCGAACCCACCAGCGAACTGCGCCGCCTGTTAGATCGAGATCAAAATCCAGTCATTCTGCCCCCCGAAGGAGTAGTTTTATCCATGAAGCTGGCAGATATTCTGCAGGCTCGACTGGGGGATGAACTCATCGTAGAAGTGCTGGAAGGATCTCGGCCCACCCGCACTGTCCCCGTTACCGGCATTTTCGACGAGCTTGTGGGGATCTCAGCCTATATGGACATCCATGCCCTCAATCGGCTGATGCGAGAAGGGTTTACCCTTTCTGGCGCTTACCTACAGGTGGATACTCAGCAGCAGGCTCAGCTTTATACCGAGCTGAAACGAACCCCTGCAGTCGCCAGTGTGGCCCTGCGTCAAAGCACCATCGATCAGTTCAACGCCACCGTTGCCGAGAGCATGGCCGGATTCACCATGGTTCTGGCCGTTTTTGCCTCCATCATTGCCTTTGGGGTGGTGTATAACGCGGCCCGCATTGCCCTCTCCGAGCGAGGAAGAGAGCTTGCCACCCTGCGGATCATCGGCTTTACCCGAGCTGAAATCGCCTTCATCTTGCTGGGAGAACAGGCCGTGCTGCTGGCAATGGCAATCCCTGTCGGGTTTGCGTTGGGGTTTGGCATGGCCGCCATGATTGCCAACCTCTACGACTGGGAGCTGTTTCGCTTCCCTTTGGTGGTCACCCCTGCCAGCTATGCCTTCGCCTTTGTCGTGATTATGGCAGCGGCCCTGGTATCCGGTGGCTTTATTCGCTACCAGCTCAACCGCCTTGATTTGATCGCCGTCCTGAAAACCCGCGAATAA